One Bradyrhizobium manausense DNA segment encodes these proteins:
- a CDS encoding DUF6719 family protein, which produces MSNVTTFGRAAFLALLISSAVVAAARATTVGREQDIVDLKLGQRVQVDDGTCPAGQIKEVRGSKMTDKGVVRTASCVARFGPKSR; this is translated from the coding sequence ATGTCAAATGTCACGACATTCGGCCGCGCAGCTTTCCTTGCGCTCCTGATCTCCTCCGCAGTTGTCGCGGCGGCCCGCGCAACGACAGTCGGACGTGAGCAGGACATCGTCGATCTCAAGCTTGGCCAGCGCGTGCAGGTGGACGACGGAACTTGCCCCGCTGGACAAATCAAGGAAGTGCGCGGTTCGAAGATGACCGACAAGGGCGTGGTGCGAACAGCCAGTTGCGTGGCGCGGTTCGGGCCGAAGTCAAGGTAG
- a CDS encoding PLP-dependent aminotransferase family protein has protein sequence MQKIPTNSLASAKAELPLDLTGPHITAGASSAHRLYQALCEMIVSGLVKSGEPLPPSRTLAKQTGFRRNAVVTAYERLIADGFAQATVGSGTFVAARIPARAASTKKSKVTVEAPKQGALSLGCTHIDERAVQRFRAFVGRRMRAFGSEHLHYGDPRGSRELRVAIADHLLSARGLRCDADQIMLTSGTLHTLRIVLSAILKANDQVWCEDPGYPIARRTIAQCGYRSVPIPVDAHGLQVARGRTVAPSARAAYVTPSHQFPLGVQMSMPRRLELLDWARQAGAFVFEDDYDSEFRYDGAPLMSLAGIDHLQRVIYMGTFAKTLFPGLRIGYCALPERLIGDVTAARAALDRFPATLMEGAVADMLNSGAFVANLKRVRKLYREARDALAETLEGASDGALSVPVPSQGLHLVAQFDPSVTPDAAAEAKQAAGVEGWLLADTYARARPLPGFVLGFSGHAVPRLVAAAERLAREARGASRSKGKSPRRRNEG, from the coding sequence ATGCAAAAAATTCCGACCAATTCTCTTGCCTCGGCAAAGGCCGAGTTGCCGCTCGATCTGACCGGACCGCACATCACCGCCGGCGCCTCCTCGGCCCACCGGCTGTACCAGGCGTTGTGCGAGATGATCGTCTCCGGCCTCGTCAAATCGGGCGAGCCGCTGCCGCCGTCGCGGACTTTGGCGAAGCAGACCGGCTTTCGCCGCAACGCCGTCGTCACCGCTTACGAGCGCCTGATCGCCGACGGATTTGCCCAAGCCACCGTCGGCTCCGGCACCTTCGTCGCCGCACGCATCCCGGCGCGCGCTGCTTCAACCAAAAAGTCAAAAGTGACCGTCGAAGCGCCGAAGCAAGGCGCGCTTTCGCTCGGCTGTACCCATATCGACGAGCGCGCGGTGCAGCGTTTTCGCGCGTTCGTCGGCCGGCGCATGCGCGCCTTCGGCAGCGAGCATCTGCATTACGGCGACCCGCGCGGCAGCCGCGAGTTACGCGTCGCGATCGCCGACCATCTGCTGTCGGCACGAGGGCTGCGCTGCGATGCCGACCAGATCATGCTCACGTCAGGCACGCTGCACACGCTGCGCATCGTTCTCAGCGCGATCCTGAAGGCCAACGATCAGGTCTGGTGCGAGGATCCCGGCTATCCCATTGCCCGCAGGACCATCGCACAATGCGGCTATCGCAGCGTACCCATTCCCGTCGATGCGCACGGCCTGCAAGTCGCCAGAGGCCGGACCGTCGCGCCGTCTGCCCGCGCGGCTTACGTGACGCCATCGCATCAGTTTCCGTTGGGCGTGCAGATGTCGATGCCGCGCCGGCTCGAGTTGCTCGACTGGGCCAGGCAAGCCGGCGCCTTTGTCTTCGAGGACGATTACGACAGCGAGTTCCGCTACGACGGCGCGCCGCTGATGTCGCTCGCCGGCATTGATCACCTTCAGCGCGTGATCTACATGGGCACCTTCGCCAAGACGCTGTTCCCGGGCCTGCGCATCGGTTATTGCGCCCTGCCTGAACGCCTCATCGGTGACGTCACGGCGGCGCGCGCCGCGCTCGACCGCTTCCCTGCAACGTTGATGGAAGGCGCGGTCGCCGACATGCTCAATTCCGGCGCGTTCGTTGCAAACCTGAAGCGCGTCCGAAAACTCTATCGCGAGGCGCGCGATGCGCTGGCCGAAACGCTCGAAGGGGCATCGGATGGTGCGCTCTCGGTCCCGGTGCCATCGCAAGGCCTGCACCTCGTGGCGCAGTTCGATCCATCCGTTACGCCTGACGCGGCGGCTGAAGCGAAACAGGCCGCTGGCGTGGAAGGCTGGTTGCTCGCCGACACCTATGCGCGGGCGCGTCCTCTGCCCGGTTTCGTGTTGGGATTTTCAGGGCACGCGGTTCCACGCCTAGTCGCCGCCGCCGAACGGCTCGCACGAGAAGCGCGGGGCGCCTCGCGCAGCAAAGGCAAATCGCCCCGCAGGCGCAACGAAGGTTGA
- a CDS encoding pyridoxamine 5'-phosphate oxidase family protein — translation MSQTESQDSYPTSARNQVKRRHDRGFYDHATVHRILDSSMLCHVSYAIDGQPYCTPTFFWREGTKLYWHGSSASRMLRNQTRGERVCLTVAHLDSLVLARCGFNHSADYRAVMAFGTAYLVTDPVEKQRAVVAMVDRFFPDRTASLRASNTQEIKATSFIAMEIEEASAKVRAKGVADDDEDYELPVYAERIPVRTVLGAPEPCPRLLDGVSRPATLNGYSEGRLLEDALRDAYFVEYPNG, via the coding sequence GTGAGCCAGACCGAGAGCCAGGATTCCTATCCGACGTCAGCGCGCAACCAGGTGAAGCGCCGGCACGACCGCGGCTTCTACGACCACGCGACGGTTCACCGCATCCTGGATTCCTCGATGCTGTGCCACGTCTCCTATGCCATCGACGGCCAGCCCTATTGCACGCCGACCTTCTTCTGGCGCGAGGGTACAAAGCTCTATTGGCACGGCTCGAGCGCGAGCCGGATGCTGCGCAACCAGACCAGAGGCGAGCGTGTGTGCCTGACGGTTGCCCATCTCGACAGCCTGGTGCTGGCGCGTTGCGGTTTCAATCACTCCGCCGACTATCGCGCGGTGATGGCATTCGGCACCGCCTACCTCGTCACCGATCCCGTGGAGAAGCAGCGCGCCGTGGTCGCGATGGTCGATCGCTTCTTCCCGGATCGTACTGCGAGCCTGCGGGCCAGCAACACGCAAGAGATCAAGGCGACCTCCTTCATCGCGATGGAGATCGAGGAAGCCTCCGCCAAAGTCCGCGCCAAGGGTGTCGCCGATGATGATGAGGACTACGAGTTGCCTGTCTATGCCGAGCGCATTCCGGTCCGCACCGTGCTCGGTGCGCCCGAGCCGTGCCCACGGTTGCTCGACGGCGTGAGCCGGCCCGCGACACTGAATGGTTATTCGGAAGGCCGACTGCTCGAAGATGCATTGCGGGATGCTTATTTTGTGGAGTACCCGAATGGCTGA
- a CDS encoding ArgE/DapE family deacylase: MNAETQQRILDAVDAGFEAQLATTRDFVAIPSTRGAEGPCQDMIGDLLRARGYEVDDWHINVDDLRDLRGFGPIEHDFSKARSVVGTYRPATEAGKSLILQGHCDVVPAGPLELWDTPPFSPAIKDGKMFGRGACDMKSGTIGALYALDAIKAAGFKPTARIHFQSVIEEESTGVGALSTLQRGYRADACFIPEPTAGKMVRSQVGVIWFRLRVKGHPTHVAFAGSGSNAIMAAYHLVHALQKLEIEWNERAKADRHFRTLNHPINFNPGIIKGGDWASSVPAWCDVDCRIAVLPGWSVADHQKEILACVAAASRNHRFLANNPPEVEWSGFLSEGYELTDSAAPEAAFGKAFSKVYGGEVEDLVFTALTDTRFYGLNYGIPSLCFGASGGEMHGFNEYVDLDSLKKTTKAMALFIAEWCGVEKA, encoded by the coding sequence ATGAATGCCGAAACGCAGCAAAGGATTCTTGACGCCGTCGACGCCGGCTTCGAAGCCCAGCTTGCGACAACACGCGATTTCGTCGCGATCCCCTCGACCCGCGGGGCGGAGGGGCCGTGCCAGGACATGATCGGCGACCTCCTGCGTGCGCGCGGCTACGAGGTCGACGACTGGCACATCAATGTCGACGATCTCAGGGATCTGCGCGGCTTCGGGCCGATCGAGCATGACTTCTCCAAGGCACGCTCGGTGGTGGGCACTTATCGCCCGGCCACCGAAGCCGGCAAATCGCTGATCCTGCAGGGCCACTGCGACGTGGTGCCGGCCGGGCCGCTGGAACTGTGGGACACACCGCCGTTCTCGCCCGCGATCAAGGACGGCAAGATGTTCGGCCGCGGCGCCTGCGACATGAAGTCGGGCACCATTGGCGCGCTCTATGCGCTGGACGCGATCAAGGCGGCCGGCTTCAAGCCGACGGCGCGAATTCATTTTCAGTCGGTGATCGAGGAGGAAAGCACGGGCGTCGGCGCGCTCTCGACGCTGCAGCGCGGCTACCGGGCCGATGCGTGCTTCATCCCCGAGCCGACCGCCGGCAAGATGGTGCGTTCGCAGGTCGGCGTGATCTGGTTTCGCCTGCGCGTGAAGGGCCATCCGACTCACGTCGCCTTCGCCGGCTCAGGCTCGAATGCGATCATGGCGGCGTATCACCTCGTTCACGCCTTGCAGAAACTCGAGATCGAGTGGAACGAGCGCGCCAAGGCCGACCGTCACTTTAGGACGCTCAACCATCCCATCAACTTCAACCCTGGCATCATCAAGGGTGGCGATTGGGCCTCCAGCGTGCCGGCCTGGTGCGATGTCGATTGCCGGATCGCCGTCCTGCCGGGCTGGTCGGTCGCCGATCACCAGAAGGAGATTTTGGCCTGCGTTGCGGCTGCCTCGCGCAACCACCGCTTCCTCGCCAACAATCCGCCTGAGGTCGAATGGTCGGGCTTCCTGTCGGAAGGCTATGAGTTGACCGATTCCGCGGCGCCGGAAGCCGCATTCGGCAAGGCCTTCAGCAAGGTCTATGGTGGCGAGGTCGAGGACCTCGTCTTCACCGCGCTCACCGACACTCGCTTCTATGGCCTCAATTATGGCATCCCGAGCCTGTGCTTCGGCGCCAGCGGAGGCGAGATGCATGGGTTCAACGAGTATGTCGATCTCGACTCGCTGAAGAAGACCACGAAGGCGATGGCGCTGTTCATCGCGGAGTGGTGCGGGGTGGAAAAGGCGTAG